In Shumkonia mesophila, the genomic stretch ACACGCCCTCCACGCGGGACGCCAGGAAGGCCGCAACCTCGCGGGTTTCGCGCTCGGTGAGGGCGGGAATGTCGTGGCCGAGGGCCGCCACCTCGGCTTCCGGGATGCCGGTCACCTTGCTGATGTAGAAGGGATCGATGCCGTCCCCTTCGAGGGGCCGGCCGCAGCCGCCGAAGGCGCCCAGGAACTCGCCGTCCACCGTGATCGGCACGACGATCTTGACCATGCCGGCGTCGCATTCCCCGACCACGGGCGCGCCCTCGCGGCGGACCCGGGCGACGATGTCCTGATGCGCCCTGGCGCAGATGTGGGTCTGTCCGTCCTTGGATGCCGCGATCGCCGGACACAGGCGGTTGGCGCGCACCGCTTCGCCGGTGATTCGCTTGCCGTCGGCATCGAACACCGAGGCTTTGAGGCCGAACTTCTCGTTCGCCTCTTTTTCGATTGCGCGCCAGATTTCGACGGGCAGAATGTCAATGAGTTTCATTCGCGGCGTTTCCTTCCCGGATGGTGCGGCCGTCGGGGGGGCGGCGGTTTCTTTTTGGTCTGCGGGCGACATCCCTACCACGGGGCGGGGGCGGCCCGTCAAGGACGGTTCGGCAGTTACGCAGGGGGAAGATCGGCATGAACTACGCAAATCCCGACGCCTTGGTCAGCGGCGAGTGGCTGGCCGAACGCTTAGGCAAGCCGGGCATCGCCATTATCGATGCCACGTGGTTTCCCAAGCATTCGCCGCGCAAGGCGGCCATCGAGTTCGAGCAGGCGCACATTCCCGGCGCCGTCTTCTTCAACATCGACGACATCGCCGACAGGAAAACCTCCCTGCCCCACATGCTGCCCGATGCCGCCACTTTCGCCGCCAAGGTGGGGGCGCTGGGCATCGGCGATGCCGACCGGGTCATCGCCTATGACGCCAACGGCGGCGCCGCGGCGGCGGCCCGCGCCTGGTGGATGTTCCGCGTTTTCGGGCACGCCAACATCGCCATGCTGGACGGCGGCCTGCCCAAATGGCTGAAGGAGAACCGGCCGACCGAGGGGGGACCGGCGCGGCCGGCCGGCAAGCGCTTCACCGTGCGCACCGCCGACGGCCGGCCGGACCTGGCACTGGTGCGCTCGGCCGGGCAGCTTCTGGACAATCTCAAGACCGGCGCCGAACAGGTGGTCGACGCCCGCAGCCCCGGCCGCTTCGCCGGCACCGACCCGGAACCCTGGCCGGTGAAGAAGCTGGGCCACATCCCCGGCAGCCGCAACCTGCCGTTCGGCCGCCTGATGGACCCGGAACGGGCCAACGCCATGCGTCCGGCCGGGGAAATCGCCGAAATGGTCGCCGCCGCCGGCATCGATCCCGACCGGCCGATCGTTTCCTCCTGCGGTTCGGGAGTGACGGCCGCCGTCGTCACGCTCGGACTTTATCTCATTGGCCATAAGCGGGCCGCCATCTATGATGGCTCATGGTCGGAATGGGGCGCTCGCGACGACACCCCGGCCGAAAACTGAACAGTCCTGGTAAAACCGGACCCCAAGGAAACACAATCCGATGCCCAAGAAAGACACTTTGCTGGTCAATGCCGGCCGCCGGCCCGAGGAGAATTTCGGCCTGGTCAACCCTGCCGTCTACCACGGCTCCACCGTTACCTTCCCGACGCTGGCGGCGCTTGAGACGTCAAACGCGGCGCCCTTCGATGGCGTTCACTACGGCCGCACCGGCACTCCCACCACGTTCGCTTTCGAAGAGGCGGTGGCCGCCCTGGAAGGCGGGGAGCGCACCGTCACCCTGCCCTCCGGCCTGGCCGCCATCGCCTGCGCGCTGCTGGCCTTCCTGGAGGCGGGCGATCACGTGCTGGTCGCCGACAGCGTCTATTTCCCGACCCGACGCCTGCTGGGCGGCCCGCTCAAGCGCTTCGGGGTCGAGACCACCTATTACGACCCGCTGATCGGGGCCGGCATCGCCGAACTGATCCGCCCGCAAACCAAGGTCGTCTTCGTGGAATCCCCCGGGTCCCTGACTTTCGAGGTGCAGGACGTCCCCGCCATCGCCGAGGCGGCGCATGCCAAGGGCGTTGCCGTCGTCATGGACAACACCTGGAGCGCCGGCTTCTATTTCCAGCCCTTCGCCCACGGGGTCGACGTCTCGGTCCAGGCGGCGACCAAGTTCATCGTCGGCCATTCCGACGCCATGCTGGGCACCGTCACCGTACCGGCCCGGCTTTATGAGCGCATTCGGGGCGCCGCCAACGGTTTCGGCTATTGCGCCGGGCCCGACGACTGCTACCTCGGCCTGCGCGGCCTGCGCAGCCTGAGCCCGCGCATGGCCCGCCACCAGGAAAACGGCCTCAAGCTCGCCCGTTGGCTGAAGGCGCGCCCCGAGGTCGAGGCGGTGCTGCACCCCGCCCTTCCCGGCTGCCCGGGTCAT encodes the following:
- a CDS encoding PocR ligand-binding domain-containing protein yields the protein MKLIDILPVEIWRAIEKEANEKFGLKASVFDADGKRITGEAVRANRLCPAIAASKDGQTHICARAHQDIVARVRREGAPVVGECDAGMVKIVVPITVDGEFLGAFGGCGRPLEGDGIDPFYISKVTGIPEAEVAALGHDIPALTERETREVAAFLASRVEGVFKALQDD
- a CDS encoding sulfurtransferase, producing MNYANPDALVSGEWLAERLGKPGIAIIDATWFPKHSPRKAAIEFEQAHIPGAVFFNIDDIADRKTSLPHMLPDAATFAAKVGALGIGDADRVIAYDANGGAAAAARAWWMFRVFGHANIAMLDGGLPKWLKENRPTEGGPARPAGKRFTVRTADGRPDLALVRSAGQLLDNLKTGAEQVVDARSPGRFAGTDPEPWPVKKLGHIPGSRNLPFGRLMDPERANAMRPAGEIAEMVAAAGIDPDRPIVSSCGSGVTAAVVTLGLYLIGHKRAAIYDGSWSEWGARDDTPAEN
- the metC gene encoding cystathionine beta-lyase — its product is MPKKDTLLVNAGRRPEENFGLVNPAVYHGSTVTFPTLAALETSNAAPFDGVHYGRTGTPTTFAFEEAVAALEGGERTVTLPSGLAAIACALLAFLEAGDHVLVADSVYFPTRRLLGGPLKRFGVETTYYDPLIGAGIAELIRPQTKVVFVESPGSLTFEVQDVPAIAEAAHAKGVAVVMDNTWSAGFYFQPFAHGVDVSVQAATKFIVGHSDAMLGTVTVPARLYERIRGAANGFGYCAGPDDCYLGLRGLRSLSPRMARHQENGLKLARWLKARPEVEAVLHPALPGCPGHNLWKRDFTGACGLFGVVLRPAAEGAVAAFLDGLELFALGYSWGGYESLIIPTEPAKLRTVTPWPYAGPSIRIHTGLEDAEDLIADLEKGLARFTAAR